GTATGGGCTATCTACCTTTTTGTTTTTCAAGTGATTTTTTAGCCTTTCTTCACATTCAGAGGTAAATAAAACAAATCTTTCTTTATTTCTCTTTCCTTTTCTAATCCATATTTGTCTTACGTCCCACTTGATATCTTCAAGTCTAATATTTAAACATTCACTAATCCTAACCCCTGTGAAATAAATGACATCGACTAGTGCTCTTTCTCTTGGCTTATTTTTAACTAACTCCATGAGTTCTTTTAATTGTGTCCTACTTAAACTTTTGGAGGCATCATCATCTATTTGGGGACCTTCTACTGTAGACGGTAGATTAACTTCAATTAAATTCTCTTCAAATAAATAGTTGTAGAATGATTTAATGGCCATGAGTTTGTTTTTTCTACTCCGTGGTTTGAGTTCTTTTTCATTTAACTCTTTGAGCCATTCTCTAATATCTTTTCGTTTTACTTTGTCATAATCTTTTTTACAATAGCTAAAGAACTGGTTTAATGCTATTCTATATACTCTAGCTGTTTCATGGCTAAACCACCTGTTCTCGTTAAAGAAAGATTTGACCGCATCATAGGTTCTTTCCATCTTATATACCTCCCATTTTTTTGTTGTAGTCAGAGCTTAATTCATCAGTGGGAATGTGAGCATAAATGGTCGTTGCTCTTAGATTGGCATGTCCCATCTTTCTACCAATTTTAGACAGCTGGTTTCCCTTAGAGTATTCGTTGGTGGCGTAGG
This Natranaerobius trueperi DNA region includes the following protein-coding sequences:
- a CDS encoding tyrosine-type recombinase/integrase, with the protein product MERTYDAVKSFFNENRWFSHETARVYRIALNQFFSYCKKDYDKVKRKDIREWLKELNEKELKPRSRKNKLMAIKSFYNYLFEENLIEVNLPSTVEGPQIDDDASKSLSRTQLKELMELVKNKPRERALVDVIYFTGVRISECLNIRLEDIKWDVRQIWIRKGKRNKERFVLFTSECEERLKNHLKNKKVDSPYLFSNRYKKPLTCQWAQKFFRKCSKELGYKVTPHILRHTFAVHLAEKGMEDEKLQLLLGHKNINDLKTYTNF